The Halorussus rarus genome includes the window CCGAACCACCTCCGGGTCAAGAACTACGTGGTCGACATCGGCCAGGGCATCGGCGTGCTCCACTCGGAGGACTCCGGACCGCCCAAGGAGCGGCTCGTCGGGTCGTGGATGCGCGGGATGCTCCAGGAGCTGGACTCGCGGGGCCGGAAGAACCCCCAGGCGTTCAGCTACGACGGGGTGCTCTCGCAGGGCAACGGCCTGCTGACGGTCGTGGAGGACGCGGCCCAGCACGCCGACCTGCTCCAGAAGCTGCTCAACGTGCCCGACGAGAAGACGGTGAAGCTCGACAAGGGCATCCAGATGGACATCGACACCCAGCTGCTCATCATCTCGAACCCCGACCTCGAGGCGCAGCTGAACCAGCACGCCGACGCCGGGGGCGCCGACCCCCTGAAAGCGCTCAAGCGCCGGCTCGACCGGCGGCGGTTCAAGTACCTCACCAACATGAGCCTGGAGGCCGAGCTCATTCGGCGGGAGCTGACCAACGAGACCGACGTCTGGAAGGCCGACAGCTACGACGAGCTCGAGAACCTCATCCGCGAGCCCCTGTCGGTCCAGGTCCGCAAGGACGACTCCGGGGCCGGCGTGGGCCAGCGCGAGCTCGCGCCCCACGCCGTCGAGGCCGCGGCGCTCTACAGCGTCGTGACCCGGCTCGACGGCGAGGACGTGCCCGCGGGCCTCGACCTCGTCGACAAGGCGAAGCTGTTCGACCGGGGCTACCTGCTCGACGGCGACGACCGCCTCGACAAGGAGGACTTCGACTTCGACGACGACGCCGACGACGGCGACCAGGGGGTTCCGGTGACCTACACCCGGGACGTCATCGCGGACCTGCTCAACGACGAGAGCGACCGCGCCCACGCCGACTACCCGGTCGAGGAGGTCATCATGCCCCGCGACATCCTGAACGCGATGGCCGAGGAGCTGACCGCCGCGCCGGTGTTCTCGACCGCCGAGCGCACCGAGTACGAGAACCGGCTGGTGCCGGTCAAGAACCACATCTTCCAGCGCCAGGAGGCGGACGTACTCGACGCGATGATGCGCGACAAGCGCGTCGACGAGGAGACCGTCGAGGAGTACATCGAGCACGTCTACGCCTGGGCGACCGACGAGGAGGTCGAGAACGACCGGGGCGAGCGGGTCGAGCCCGACGCGCTCAAGATGAAGGTGTTCGAGACCGAGCACCTCGGCCGGTTCTCGCCCGAGAGCTACGGCGCCGACCACGGCCCGTCGCCCGCGGTCGAGGAGTTCCGGCGCAACAAGGTCATCACCGCGCTCAACCGCCACGCGTGGGAGAACCGCGACGAGGACTTCTCGGTGTCGGACATCGACCCGAAGGAGATCCCCATCATCAAGACGGTGCTCGCGAACTACGACTGGGACGACGTCCGGCGGGTGTACGAGGACTTCGACCCCAACCAGTGGGCCGACCCGCCCGGCAACACCGAGACGGCGTCGGTCAAAGACGAGACCATCGCGAACATGGTCGAGATGTTCGGCTACACCGAGGCGTCGGCCGAACTGACCAGCCAGCACGTCATGAGCCAGGTGAGCTACAAATGGGACTGAACAGCACCGACCGGCGGCCGGAGCGAACCGAGGTGAGCCGACGATGGGACTGAGGGAGGACCTCGAGCGGTACCGCGAGGTCGGCGAGGACAAGCGCGAGGACCTCGCGGACTTCATCCAGTACGGCGACCTTGGCCAGAGCCTGCCCGACGAAATCAACATCCCCATCAAGATCGTCGACCTGCCGGAGTTCGCCTACGACCAGCGCGACCAGGGCGGCATCGGCCAGGGCGACCCCGACGTGGGCGACCCCGTCGGCGAACCACAGCCCCAGCCCGGCGACGAGGGCGAGGAGGGCGACCCCGGCGACGAGTCGGGCGAGCACGACTACTACGAGATGGACCCCGAGGAGTTCGCCGAGGAGCTCGACGACGAACTCGGGCTCGACCTCGAGCCGAAGGGCAAGGAGGTCGTCGAGGAGAAGGAGGGCGACTTCACCGACATGACCCGCACGGGCCCCGACTCGACGCTCGACTTCGAGCGGATGTTCAAGGAGGGGCTCAAGCGGAAGCTGGCGATGGACTTCGACCCCGACTTCCTCGAGGAGGTGTTGAAGATCGACGGGTGGGGTCCCGACCGGACGTTCTCGTGGGCCCGCGACAACAGCATCAACGTCTCGAAGCACTGGCTGGAGGAGGCCTACGACCAGATCCCGGCGGGCGAGAAGACCAAGTGGGACTCCATCGAGGAGGTCGAGGAGAACGTCACCCACCGGACCACGGCCCAGAAGATAAAGCAGGAGGGCGTGCGCCACGTCCCCTTCCGGAAGGAGGACGAGCGCTACCGCTACCCCGAGATTATCGAGGAGCGCGAGAAGAACGTCGTCGTGGTCAACATCCGGGACGTCTCCGGGTCGATGCGCGAGAAGAAGCGCGAACTGGTCGAGCGGACGTTCACGCCGCTGGACTGGTACCTGACCGGGAAGTACGACAACGCCGAGTTCGTCTACATCGCCCACGACGCCGAGGCCTGGGAGGTCGAGCGCGACGAGTTCTTCGGCATCCGGTCGGGCGGCGGGACCAAGATCTCGTCGGCGTACGAGCTGGCGGCCGCGGTGCTCGACGAGCGCTACCCGTGGACCGACTGGAACCGCTACGTGTTCGCGGCCGGCGACAGCGAGAACTCCCGGAACGACACCAGCGAGAACGTCATCCCGTTGATGGAGGAGATCCCCGCGAACCTCCACGCCTACGTGGAGACCCAGCCTGACGGGAAGGCCATCAACGCGACCCACGCCGAGGAGGTCGAGGAGTACTTCGGCGAGTCGGACGAGGTGGCGGTCAGCTTCGTCAACAGCCCCGAGGACGTGACCGACGCCATCTACGAGATACTGAGCACGGAGGCCGAATCATGAGAGAGCGACCTCGAACCAAGAAGGCGGCGGAACCGCTGCAGGAGCCGGCCGAGGAGGCCCGGAACCTGGCCCACAAGCTCGGGCTCGACCCCTACGACGTGAACTACTGGGTGGTCGACTACGACGAGATGAACGAGCTCATCGCGTACAACGGGTTCCAGGAGCGGTACCCCCACTGGCGGTGGGGCATGCAGTACGACCGCCAGCAGAAGCAGGGCCAGTACACCGGCGGGAAGGCGTTCGAGATCGTCATCAACGACGACCCCTCCCACGCCTTCCTCCAGGAGTCCAACGACGTGGCCGACCAGAAGGCGGTCATCACCCACGTCGAGGCCCACGCCGACTTCTTCGCGAAGAACCGGTGGTACCGGATGTTCGCCGACGAGCTCGACGCCGCGGCCCTGCTCGAGCGCCACGCCGACCGCATCTCGGAGTACATGTCCGACCCCGATATCGACCGCGAGTCGGTCGAGCAGTGGATCGACAGCGTGCTCTGCCTGGAGGACAACATCGACCAGCACGAGCCGTTCAAGCGCCAGTTCGAGCGCGAGGGCGACGAGGACGACGGCGAGGTCGACGACGAACTCGACCAGAAGCTCGAGGAGATGGACCTCAGCGACGAGGTCAAGCGCCAGGTGTTCGACGAGGAGTGGCTCGACGAGCAGGCCGAGGCCGCCGAGCTCGACGAGCCCGAGATGGACGTGCTGGCGTTCCTCCGGGACCACGGCAAGGCCTACGACGAGGAGTCGGGCAAGGCCGAGGAGATGACCGAGTGGCAGAAGGAGATCCTGGAGATGCTCCGGGCCGAGTCGTACTACTTCGCGGCCCAGAAGCTGACGAAGGTGATGAACGAGGGGTGGGCGGCCTACTGGGAGTCGATGATGATGGGCGAGGAGGTGTTCGCCGGCGACGACGAGTTCCTGCTGTACGCCGACCACCAGGCCCGGGTGCTCAACTCGCCGGGGCTCAACCCCTACCAGCTCGGCAAGGAGCTGTGGGAGTACATCGAGAACACCGAGAACCGCCGCGAGGTCGCCCGCAAGCTCCTGCGGGTCGACGGCGTGACGTGGCGGAACTTCCACGACACGGTCGACTTCGACGAGGTCCAGGAGCTGCTCGCGCCCGACCCGCGCATCGACTCGGTCGACCCCGACGAACTCGACGAACTCGACGACCTCGTCCCCGAGAAGGTCGACGGCGAGGCGCTGGACGCCGCCAAAGCGGGCGTCTCCGCGAGCGACGCGAGCGGAGGCTCGTCGGACGAGTCCGACGGCGACATCGACGTCGAGCGGTACCCCTGGAAGGTGCTGAGCTACGCGGGACTGGCCGAGCGACACTTCTCGCTGTGCAAGCGCCAGAACCGCGGGTTCCTCCGGTCGGTCTCCCAGCAGGACCTCGAGCAGTACGCCCGCTACATCGTCGACGACGCGCGCTACGACACGGTCGAGGAGGCGCTGGCCGACGTCGACTACACCACCGGCTGGGACAAGATGCGGGAGGTCCGGGCGTCGAACAACGACGTGACGTTCCTCGACAGCTACCTGACCCAGGAGTTCGTCACCGACAACCAGTACTTCACCTACGAGTTCAGCCAGACCACGGGCGACTACCGGGTCGCCAGCACCGACTACGAGGACGTCAAGAAGAAGCTGATGCTCCAGTTCACCAACTTCGGCAAGCCCACCATCGCGGTGTACGACGGCAACTACAACAACCGCAACGAGCTACTGTTGGGTCACCACTACAACGGCGTGATGCTGGACATCGAGCAGGCCAAGCGGACCCTCGAGCGCGTGTTCGACCTCTGGGGCCGGCCGGTCAACCTCAAGACCATCGTGAAGGAGGTCGACGACCGCGACGCCGAGATCGCCCGGCGGCGCGACCGCGAGCCCGACCCCGAAGAGGTCGGCAAGCTCCTGCGCTACGACGGCGAGCAGTTCACGATGGAGGACTTGGACTGGAGCGAGGTCGAGGACATCGCGGCCACCGAGGTCGACTACGACACCAAGCCCGACGACTGGTTGGCGTAGCCGAACCGACCCGTCTCGGGGCCGAGCGGTACCGTCCCTCTATTTTCCGGAGTGCGAGTGTAGAAACCGCGACGCTCACTCCGCGTCCCGGGTGAAGTTCCGGAGCAGGCGGTCGCCGAACGCCAGCACCAGCACTGCGCCGAGCATGTTGAAGCAGAGGTCGAGCAGCGTGTCCTTCCTGCTGTACGAGACCAGTAGCGGGTCGATGCCGACGCGCTCGCTGGCCGCGTGGATGCCGTACTCCAGGAGTTCCCAGACAACGCCGACGACGACGACCGCTGCGAGGACCCGCGGTCGGGGGTCGCGGCCGCGGCGCCGGGCGGCAGCGTGGACGACCCCGGCGAACAGGGTCGCCGAGAGGGTGTGGGTGACGTGGTCCCACCACCAGGTGTCGTCGTACGGGCCGAGCATCCCGATCGCGTGGGCCAGCATCGCGACGCTCGCGTAGACGCGCTGCCACGGCCGGAACTCCACGTTCCAGACGCGCTCGACCGCGTTCGGGACGAAGGTGGCCGCGAACGAGAACGCGGCGTTCACCACGGCGCCCGGGTTCCGGCGGCGGAACCCCTCGACGAACACCGCGACGATACCGTACCTGAGACCGCGTTCGAGCGCCCGCGCCGCCGCGGTCCGCCTGCTTCGACTCATGCGTGTCAGTGGAGCGTAAGCGTCGGAACTATGAAATAGGTTCGTTTGGAGGACGAGGTGCGTCGCGAGCGTGCGGACCCGTCGAGCTTCGTCGTAGGCGTCTACTGCTCGCCGGCCAGTTGAATCCCGCGCGAGATGACGTACATCAGAACGATGCCGCATCCGACCGCCAGAACGAACTGGGCGGCGAGCGTGAATATCGCTCCGAGGGCCGAGTTGCCGACGAAGACGAAAACGAACGCGAACGGGACGAGCGCGATGGCGACGAACACTCCGATGAGACGAGCCAGAGGGATCGCCTCCAGAAGCACCTGTCTTCTATCTATCGTACCGGTTTCCCGATCGACGAACGGAGGGGACGGCGACATTCACTTCGCTGTGCTCGTCGCTCGACATATGAGTTTTCTGATTGTCGTACCGGAAACCGGTCCGGACGGAACGAACGCGGACGCCACTGACGCCAGAGAGCAGCGCGATACCACTCGAAGCAGTTTCCGCGTTTTCGGCTGCGCTCCGCGACGGACCTGCCTCTACGCTACCACGCGTACTCCTCCCGCGGGTCGACGTCGTCGCGCTCGCTGTCGTAGACGCGCTCGCCCTCCACGAACACCTGCCGGGCGTCCGAGTCGAGTTCGAACATCGGGCCGTCCCAGACCGCGAGGTCGGCGTCCGTCCCCTCCTCGAGCGTCCCGACGCGGTCCTCGATGCCCAGAATCTCGGCCGGGTTGCGCGTGACGGTCCGGAGCGCGACGTCCTTCGGCAGGCCCTCGCGGACCGCGAGGCCGACGCAGACGTCGAGGTGCTCCTGCGGGAGGACGGGCGCGTCGGTCTGGATGGCGACCTTGACGCCGGCCTCGTGGAGGATGCCCGGCGTCTCGAAGGTGATGTTGCGGAGTTCGTACTTGCTGGCCGACGAGATGGTCGGCCCGACCACGGCGGGTACGTCGCGCTCGACGAACTCCTCGGCGAGAACGTGGCCCTCCGTCGCGTGCTCGATGGACAGGTCGTCGATGCCGAACTCGTCGGCGATGCGGAACACCGTGGCGATGTCGTCGGCGCGGTGGGCGTGGACCCGCAGGGGCAGGTCGCCCTCCACGACGCGGGCGAGGTTCTCCATCCCGAGGTCGCGCTCGAAGGGCTCGTCGTCCTCGCGGGCCTTCGCGCGGCGCTCGACGTAGTCCTCGGCGTCCATCAGCGCCTGGCGGAGCGTGGCCGCGACGCCCGGTCGGGTCGCGGGCTGGCGGTCCTTCCCCTCGCCGTGGAACCGCTTGGGGTTCTCGCCGAAGGCGGCCTTCATGCCGTCCTCCCGGACGAGCATCCGGTCGGCGACGTCGCCGTAGGTCTTCATCGAGCAGATGATTCCACCGACCACGTTCGCGCTGCCCATCCGCGCCGAGACGGTCGTGACCCCGCCCTGGAACGCGTGCTTGAGCTCGTCGTCGCGGGGGTGGAACCCGTCGAGCGCGTTGACGTGCGGGGTCACCGGGTCCGAGACCTCGTTGACGTCGCCGTCCTCTGGTTCGCCCCACTCGGCCATCCCTGCGTGGCTGTGGGCGTCGATCAGGCCGGGCGTGACGCGATCCCCGCCGGCGTCGAACACCTCGGCGTCGTCGGGCACCGCCACCTCGTCGGCCGGCCCGACGGCGGCGATCTCACCGTCCTCGACCAGCACCGCGCCGTCCTCGATGGTCCCGCGCTCCGTCACCGTGTGAACGGTTCCGTTGACGATGGCTCGCATACCACCACGGTGCGACAGAGCGGGCATGAGTATTTCGGTTCGAAATATTCCGGCGCCGGTCGTAGCGACCCGGCAGGCTGCCGGTGGGTCTCCCCGAGAGCGGAACGTCCGGGGGTTCAGAACCAGTAGCTCAGCATGTTCCAGTACGAGAACTGCCAGAGCAGCGCCACCAGCGCGAGCGCCACCAGCGTGTAGTGGAGGCGGCCGAACAGCCCCCAGTACCGGTCGGTCCACGCGAGGACCGCGAAGGCGACGACGCCGAGCGCGGTGACCGCGAACACCAGCGGCACCGTGAGCAGCGATCCCAGGCTCCCCGGCCGGAAGACGATGCTGTTCGGGTCGGTCGCGAGGAGCGCGACGAAGCCGACCAGGAACCCGACCGCGTGCAGTCCCGCGAGGCCGGCGAGCCACCGGGCCGCCCGCGGGCGGTCGCTCCCGGTCCCGCGACCGTTCGCGGAGACTGCTGTCCCCTCACTCGCAACGCGCCTCCTGCGGCGCCACCGGCGCACGCGCCGCCAGAGCGCGGCGGCCGGCCAGCCCGCCAGCCCGGAGAGGACGACGAGCAGCGCGCCCGCGAGCAGGCCGGCCTGAACCATCGTCGTCTCCCACGGCGCGATGCGCTCGAAGCTCTGGGGCGCGGCGCCGTCGAAGAAGACGTACGTCGCTCGGCCGTCCTCGACCCGGAACGCCATCCGGCCCTCGCCGCCGACCTCCTCGAAGACCGTCGGCGCGGTCCGGACCCACCGGCTGGTCCCCTGACCGGGTAGCGAGGCCACCAGCGTCCCGTCGTCGGCCGCCCGGACCCGGAAGTCGCCGTTGACCGCGGCGATCTTGGTGAAGTCGGTGTACGACATCCGGGTGGTGCGGTACGCCCCGGTGAACGCCGAGAGCGGCGGGTCGGCGATGTCGCTGCCACCATCTGCGGCTACCGGCGACGCGGCCGGCTCCGAGTCGGTCGGGAAGAACCGGTCGACGAACGAGCCGATGAACTCCTCGCGGGCCGCCGCGCCGCCGACGCTGTTGTAGGAGACGAACACGCCGAGGTCCCGCTCGGGGAACAGCCAGAGTCCGGAGTGGAACAGCTCGGTGTCGCCGCCGTGGCCGATGATGCGGACGCCGTTCCGGTCCTGCTCGTAGAAGCCGAACGCCATCCCGTCGACCGCGGGATGGTTGGTGAAGTGCTGGCGGTGCATCCGCTCGGTGGCCGCCGCCGAGAGGACGCGCGAGTCGCGGTACCGGCCGTCCTGGAGGTGCGCGACCATGAAGTTCGCCATGTCGGTCGACGTGGCGCTCATCGACCCCGCGGGCGGCACGCCGACGGTCTCGAACTCGCCGCGGACGAACCGACCGCGCTCGTAGCGGTAGCCCGCCGAGAGCCTGCCCGGCATCGAGGCCGGCACCGGCTGGCGGAAGGTGCTCTGGGTCATGTCCAGCGGTTCGTAGAGGTTGCGCTCGACGTAGCTGTCGAACGAGGTGTCGGCCCGCCGCGCGACGATGTGGCCGGCGAGGGCCGCGCCGTAGTTGGAGTAGGAGGTGACGACGCCCGGCGGCCGGACCCGGGCGGGCACGTTCCGCAGGGTCTCACCGAGCGGTCGGACGTCCGCGGGCGACTCGACGAAGACGCCCTCGTACTGGTCCTCGAAGCCCGCGGTGTGGGTCGCGAGGTGTTCGAGCGTGACGGGCTCGCCGTACTTCCGGGGGATCTGAACCTCGCCGAGGTAGCGGTTCACGCTCGCGTTCGGGTCGAGTCGACCGCGCTGGACCTGCTGCATCGCGGCGGTCCAGGCGAACAGCTTCGACACCGACCCGATGCGGAACATGGTGCGGTTCGCGACGACCGGCGTCGCGTTCCGGCGGTCGGCGTAGCCGTACCCCTCGGCGAACAGCAGTTCGCCGTCCTTGACCACCGAGACGGTCGCGCCCGAGACGTGGTGCTCGTCCATGTCCTCGGCCATCGCGGCGTCGACGAACGCCTCGACCTCGGCGGCGGAGTCGACGCCGCGGGCCCCGCCGTCCCGGGTCGATTGGTTCGAGGAGGGAACCGCCGCTCCCGACGACGCGACGGCCACCGCGGGACCGATCTGGCCGACCAGGAGGAACAGCACCGCGAGGACCGGCAGAAGTTGTTGTCCGCGTTTCATGAAGGCCGGTACGAGCACCTCGTACTTCAAAACTCGTGGGGGTACGACACCTCGGAGCACACGATCCGGGACGCGGTTCGGTCCGACGCGGCCGGGGCCGTCCGGATCCGGCGTCCCGCTCCGAGTCCGCGCCCGGAACCGCCCGCGGCGGCCGAAAATCGAACCCCCAGTGTCGCGGAATCGGAAGGTCAATTCTTTAATACCCGGCGCGGAACCGTAGGGGTATGAAGCGAGTCGACGTTGCGATCGTCGGCGGCGGGCCCGCGGGCAGTTCTGCCGCGCGGGCGGCCGCCGAGCAGGGGGCCGACGCGCTCCTCGTCGAGAAGGGCGTCCCGCGGGCCGACCGCGAGGAGCTGGGCCCGGACTCGACCGACGCCGCCGGGATGCTCGACTACTGGGTCGACATCATGGACGTGTCCTTCGAGGAGATTCCCGACCACGTCGTCCTCCGGAAGCTCGACCGGACCGAGTTCTACGGCCCGACCGAGACCGCGACCATGTCGGCCACCGGCATCGAGTCGTCGTACGACGAGGGGTTCGGGTTCACCTTCGACCGCACCCGGATGGACGACTGGCTCCGCGACCGGGCCGAGCGGGCCGGCGCCGAGTACCGCGTCGGCGTCGGCGTCACCGACGTCGAGACCGACCTCACCGGGACGCCGACCCACACGCTCCACCTGTCGGACGGCGAGGACGTCGAGGCCGAGTACCTCGTGCTCGCCGACGGCCCCCAGCGCCAGGTCACGATGCGCGTGCTCGACCGGTTCGCACCCGATGGCAAGGCCATCTCGGAGATCATGGCGCCGAACACCGCCAACCACATCGCCTACCAGGAGTACCGGGAGTTCCCCGAGGAGCTGTTCGACCCGGACGCGCTCAAGTTCTGGTGGGGCGTGATGCCCGGCGAGACCGCCTACCCCTGGATATTCCCGAACGACGGCACGGTCGCCCGGGTCGGCCTCACGATGCCCATCGGGATGAACCTCGAGGACGTCGAGAACCCCGAGTCCTACGACCTCCTCCGGCCCGACGACGACGCGCTGCCCCGGCCCGCCGAGTACATCGAGCGCCTGCTGGAGCGGCAGTACGGCGACGAGTACGACCTCGCGGACTTCCCGCTGGTCACCGACCGCGGCAAGAGCGAGGGCACCGAGACCTACCCGATCTCCTCGACCCGGCCCATCGAGTCGCCGACCGCGGCCAACGTCGCGGTCGCGGGCGGCGCGATGGGCACCACCTCTGCGTTCCACGAGGGCGGCTACCACGTCGCGGCCCGGACCGGCCAGATCGCCGGCGAACTCGCGGGCGAGGGTCGGCTCGACTCGTACAACGACCGGTGGAAGGACGCCATCGGCGAGGAGATCGTCCGGAACGTCACCTTCGCCGACATCGTCGCCGACTACGGGCCCGACGACTGGGACCGGACGTTCGCGATGGCCAGCGACATCCTCGCCGACGAGGGCGAGGGCCGCCTGCTGAAGTACCGGCTCTCGTCGGGGCTCCGGGGCGCGAAGCTGGTCACCAGGTACAAGATGGCCAAGCGCAAGTACCGCAACGGCAAGTACGTCCAGTTCGCCGAGTCGGAGTACGAGGTCTGACGGCCACGCGACATTCCCTCCGGTGTCGGTTATCGTACAGGTAAAACTCGAAACCAGAACGCACTACACGCTCGAAGCCCTCCTGTCCCAGTCGTGGGCGACTCCGGATACCGCAGCGTGACGAAGCACCCGACGTTCGTCCGCCTCTATCGGTTCGTCATCGTCGGGACGAGCGCCGCCGGCGTCCAGACGGTAGTCCTCTGGTTGCTCGTGGAGTTCGCCGGCCTCAACTACCTGGTTGCGGCCACGCTCGCCATCGAACTCACCATCATCCTCCAGTACGTTGTGAACAACGCCTGGACGTTCCAGCACTCCCGGTACACCACCCGGTACGACTTCCTGGTCGGGCTGGCCCGGACCAACGTCGTTCGGGGGTCGGCCATCCCGCTCCAGTTGGCGCTGCTCTGGGCGTTCGTCAACTGGGCGGGGCTGGTCTATCTGCTGGCCAACGGCTTCGCCATCTTCATCAGCGGGCTCTACCGGTACTACCTCGACTCCCGGTGGACGTGGCAGATCGCGTGACCGGCCGAGGACGCGCTGGACCGCCGACCGCCGACGGATATGACCACCGCCGACGGACCTGACGACCGCCGGCGTCGGCCCACCGCGACAGTTCGGCGTCGGTCGTCCCGGTTCTCTCCGCGGCCGACGCTCCGAGCTCCGTCCCCGCGAGGGTCGTCCCTTCAGTCACCTATCCCGTCCTTCCAGCTCTCCTTCTCGTCTTTCCAGTCGCTCTTCGCGTCCTTCCAGTCGTCCTCGTCGAAGTCGTCCCACCAGTCGTCCGCCTCGCGGGGCTCGACCTCCTCCTCGACCGCCTCCTCGAGGTCGAGGTGGCCCTCGCCGCTGTAGGTCGGCTGGTCGAGGTCCTCGGCGGTCGCGACGAGGTGGCGACGGACGTCGCCCGGCGTCGCGCGGGGATTCAGGCTCTTGACCAGCGCGGCGGCCGCCGAGACCTGCGGGGCGGCCATCGAGGTGCCGGCCTTCCACCCGTACGCCGGAATCATCGTGTCGTCGTCCTCGCCCCACTCGAAGGCGGTGCTCAGCACCATGTCGTACTGCCAGTCGGCGTCGGCGGGCGGGTCGGCGGCGTAGTTGCCGCCGGGCGCGCTGATGTCGACCGCCTCGCGTCCGTGGTTCGTGTACGTCGCGGGCGTCGTCGTCGGCTTCCGCAGGTCGTCGAGCGGGTCGTCGAAGTCCTCGAGCTCGCCGTCGTCGTCCCGTCGGCCCCACTCGGGGGTCTCCCCGCTCTCGCCTTCCGCCTCGTCTTCGTCATCCACCCCTCTCTCTTCGCCGTCGTTCTCGCCCCGCTCTTCGTCGTCCTCGTCGTCCCAGCGATAGCCGATGGGTCCGGTCGCGCTGACGCTCATGACGTTGTCCGCCTCGTTCGGCAGGCTGAGGACGTCGCCGTCGGCGTCGAGGTCGACGCCGTCGTTGCCCGCCGCCGCGACCATCAGCGTCCCCCGCTCGTTCGCGAACGCCGCCGCGCGCTCGATGGCGTCCCGGAGCGTCGCGGTGTCGGCGTCCTTCGGGAGCGGGTAGACCCCGAGGCTCATGTTGGCCACGTCCGAGCCGACGTCGGCGCTGTACACCATCGCCGCGATGATGTCGCCGAAGAACGCGAACGGTCCGGTGAACACGCGCAGCGCCACGAGGTCGGTCCCGGGCGCGGTGCCGAGAATCCCTTTCTCGTTCGAACCGTCTGCCGCGATGATGCCCGCGACGTGGGTGCCGTGGTCGTTGACGTAGGGCGTGAAGTCGCCGCCGTCGCCGGTGAAGTTCCGCGAGAGGTCGGCGTTGAGCGGCCCCTCGAGGTCCGGATGGTCGGCTATCGCCCCCGAGTCGATGACCGACACTCGCGTCCCCTCGCCCCGGGTCTCCTCGGCGGCCTCCAGCAGCTCCTGGGACTGCTTGTCCCACTGGAGCGCGAACCGGGACGGGAGCTTCGACTCGTCGTCCCAGTAATCGCGCCCGTCGAAGTCGTCCTCCTCGCCCTCGTCGTCGTCCCTGTCGTCGTCCTCGTCGCCGTACTCCCTGTCCACCTCGAACTTCATCTCGACGTCCTTCGAGTGGCGCAGGCCGCTGACCGAGTTCGGGTTGCCCTCGACGACGGCGACGTCGATCT containing:
- a CDS encoding PrkA family serine protein kinase; this encodes MATGHDDRPRRDDASREEPSGREDAPDGEAFVEAADRELRETYEEPKSLPEFVEEAFENPTVAAHASKYLLEAIESMGTRTVIEEGEEKERYTFFDDPANDGEHAILGNTEVLNAFVDDLRSIAAERGKAEKIIWFDGPTATGKSELKRCLVNGLREFSKTPEGRRYTVEWNIASASRARSLSYGEERAAADEENWFPSPVQANPLTVFPEAVREDILARINEGVDDHIDLTVDSSLDPFSREAYDYLEEQYRRTGEDDLFSAITDPNHLRVKNYVVDIGQGIGVLHSEDSGPPKERLVGSWMRGMLQELDSRGRKNPQAFSYDGVLSQGNGLLTVVEDAAQHADLLQKLLNVPDEKTVKLDKGIQMDIDTQLLIISNPDLEAQLNQHADAGGADPLKALKRRLDRRRFKYLTNMSLEAELIRRELTNETDVWKADSYDELENLIREPLSVQVRKDDSGAGVGQRELAPHAVEAAALYSVVTRLDGEDVPAGLDLVDKAKLFDRGYLLDGDDRLDKEDFDFDDDADDGDQGVPVTYTRDVIADLLNDESDRAHADYPVEEVIMPRDILNAMAEELTAAPVFSTAERTEYENRLVPVKNHIFQRQEADVLDAMMRDKRVDEETVEEYIEHVYAWATDEEVENDRGERVEPDALKMKVFETEHLGRFSPESYGADHGPSPAVEEFRRNKVITALNRHAWENRDEDFSVSDIDPKEIPIIKTVLANYDWDDVRRVYEDFDPNQWADPPGNTETASVKDETIANMVEMFGYTEASAELTSQHVMSQVSYKWD
- a CDS encoding YeaH/YhbH family protein yields the protein MGLREDLERYREVGEDKREDLADFIQYGDLGQSLPDEINIPIKIVDLPEFAYDQRDQGGIGQGDPDVGDPVGEPQPQPGDEGEEGDPGDESGEHDYYEMDPEEFAEELDDELGLDLEPKGKEVVEEKEGDFTDMTRTGPDSTLDFERMFKEGLKRKLAMDFDPDFLEEVLKIDGWGPDRTFSWARDNSINVSKHWLEEAYDQIPAGEKTKWDSIEEVEENVTHRTTAQKIKQEGVRHVPFRKEDERYRYPEIIEEREKNVVVVNIRDVSGSMREKKRELVERTFTPLDWYLTGKYDNAEFVYIAHDAEAWEVERDEFFGIRSGGGTKISSAYELAAAVLDERYPWTDWNRYVFAAGDSENSRNDTSENVIPLMEEIPANLHAYVETQPDGKAINATHAEEVEEYFGESDEVAVSFVNSPEDVTDAIYEILSTEAES
- a CDS encoding amidohydrolase: MRAIVNGTVHTVTERGTIEDGAVLVEDGEIAAVGPADEVAVPDDAEVFDAGGDRVTPGLIDAHSHAGMAEWGEPEDGDVNEVSDPVTPHVNALDGFHPRDDELKHAFQGGVTTVSARMGSANVVGGIICSMKTYGDVADRMLVREDGMKAAFGENPKRFHGEGKDRQPATRPGVAATLRQALMDAEDYVERRAKAREDDEPFERDLGMENLARVVEGDLPLRVHAHRADDIATVFRIADEFGIDDLSIEHATEGHVLAEEFVERDVPAVVGPTISSASKYELRNITFETPGILHEAGVKVAIQTDAPVLPQEHLDVCVGLAVREGLPKDVALRTVTRNPAEILGIEDRVGTLEEGTDADLAVWDGPMFELDSDARQVFVEGERVYDSERDDVDPREEYAW
- a CDS encoding SpoVR family protein yields the protein MRERPRTKKAAEPLQEPAEEARNLAHKLGLDPYDVNYWVVDYDEMNELIAYNGFQERYPHWRWGMQYDRQQKQGQYTGGKAFEIVINDDPSHAFLQESNDVADQKAVITHVEAHADFFAKNRWYRMFADELDAAALLERHADRISEYMSDPDIDRESVEQWIDSVLCLEDNIDQHEPFKRQFEREGDEDDGEVDDELDQKLEEMDLSDEVKRQVFDEEWLDEQAEAAELDEPEMDVLAFLRDHGKAYDEESGKAEEMTEWQKEILEMLRAESYYFAAQKLTKVMNEGWAAYWESMMMGEEVFAGDDEFLLYADHQARVLNSPGLNPYQLGKELWEYIENTENRREVARKLLRVDGVTWRNFHDTVDFDEVQELLAPDPRIDSVDPDELDELDDLVPEKVDGEALDAAKAGVSASDASGGSSDESDGDIDVERYPWKVLSYAGLAERHFSLCKRQNRGFLRSVSQQDLEQYARYIVDDARYDTVEEALADVDYTTGWDKMREVRASNNDVTFLDSYLTQEFVTDNQYFTYEFSQTTGDYRVASTDYEDVKKKLMLQFTNFGKPTIAVYDGNYNNRNELLLGHHYNGVMLDIEQAKRTLERVFDLWGRPVNLKTIVKEVDDRDAEIARRRDREPDPEEVGKLLRYDGEQFTMEDLDWSEVEDIAATEVDYDTKPDDWLA